One segment of Methanolinea mesophila DNA contains the following:
- a CDS encoding HdeD family acid-resistance protein, with protein sequence MTETSMAPAGMMEAAHFFPWWAVLIQGLVAFIIGILFLYYPYSTLFVLVVFLGAYWFVNGIFSLISLGMDKTHMGWKIVIGLMGIIAGILILAYPYYSTIIVPTIFVIMIGVWGIIMGFLGLGAAFKGAGWGVGLLGILGIIFGFVILINPLITALFLPYILGVFGIVGGLSAIVYSFKLKGEQAAPAA encoded by the coding sequence ATGACTGAAACTTCAATGGCGCCCGCCGGAATGATGGAGGCGGCGCATTTCTTCCCCTGGTGGGCAGTCCTCATCCAGGGCCTGGTGGCATTTATCATCGGGATCCTTTTCCTGTATTACCCGTACTCGACCCTGTTCGTCCTGGTGGTCTTCCTGGGGGCGTACTGGTTCGTCAATGGAATCTTCTCCCTAATAAGCCTGGGAATGGACAAAACCCACATGGGCTGGAAGATCGTTATCGGGCTCATGGGTATCATAGCCGGGATCCTTATCCTGGCCTACCCGTACTACAGCACCATCATCGTGCCGACGATCTTCGTGATAATGATAGGAGTCTGGGGGATCATCATGGGGTTCCTGGGACTCGGAGCAGCGTTCAAGGGTGCAGGATGGGGCGTCGGGCTGCTCGGGATCCTGGGGATTATCTTCGGGTTCGTCATCCTGATCAACCCGCTGATCACCGCATTATTCCTCCCCTACATCCTCGGAGTGTTCGGGATCGTCGGTGGTCTCTCGGCGATCGTCTATTCTTTCAAGTTGAAGGGAGAACAGGCCGCCCCGGCGGCATGA
- a CDS encoding DedA family protein, with protein sequence MPADPLNLILNFDSTFPAYIHEYGIWIYLLIFVVIFIECGVVFLPLTGNPILFVGGIAASDGSLNPFLLIMVGVLAAYSGYVVSYWSGNYFGLKFLQERYPGLFDKEHVEKTTVFFERYGSETIIISHYIPMVRKFAPFIAGIWRMDQHKFAVYNLLGALLWTVPLVLIGFFLGKLPFFQAILPFLVIIVVAIIIVSIVATIAMMRPRKNKTE encoded by the coding sequence ATGCCGGCAGATCCACTCAACCTGATCCTCAACTTCGACAGCACGTTCCCGGCATACATCCACGAGTACGGGATCTGGATCTACCTCCTGATCTTTGTCGTCATTTTTATCGAATGCGGGGTGGTCTTCCTCCCTCTTACCGGCAATCCTATCCTGTTTGTCGGGGGCATAGCGGCGTCGGACGGCAGCCTGAACCCCTTCCTGCTGATAATGGTCGGTGTCCTGGCGGCATATTCCGGGTACGTGGTGAGTTACTGGTCGGGAAATTATTTCGGGCTGAAATTTCTGCAGGAGAGGTATCCGGGCCTCTTTGATAAGGAGCATGTCGAGAAGACGACCGTCTTCTTCGAGCGCTACGGGTCGGAGACGATCATCATCTCCCACTACATCCCCATGGTCCGCAAGTTCGCGCCTTTCATTGCAGGGATCTGGAGGATGGACCAGCACAAGTTTGCGGTCTATAACCTTCTCGGGGCCCTCCTGTGGACCGTTCCGCTTGTCCTGATCGGTTTTTTCCTGGGAAAACTTCCCTTTTTCCAGGCTATTCTCCCGTTCCTGGTAATTATCGTAGTTGCAATAATCATCGTCTCCATTGTCGCAACCATCGCGATGATGCGCCCGAGGAAAAACAAAACGGAGTGA
- a CDS encoding META domain-containing protein, which produces MTPGRPASRSHFNLRIALLFSLAFVLIPLSGCLISGSTTPPGDLTAPQWHLVTYRGDDDRDIPAIGEVTLQFSPDGTLQGNSGCNQYTAAYTVEGELITIGTLTSTERSCAEPSGIMGQEAEFLSRLSNTTRYHVSDNYLILSYYDVEKLLVFEKG; this is translated from the coding sequence ATGACCCCTGGACGCCCTGCATCCCGTTCCCACTTCAACCTCCGGATCGCCCTGTTGTTCTCCCTCGCTTTTGTGCTGATACCGCTTTCCGGCTGCCTGATCTCGGGTTCGACCACGCCTCCCGGGGATCTTACGGCACCGCAGTGGCACCTGGTGACCTACCGGGGAGATGACGACAGAGACATTCCGGCGATCGGAGAGGTCACCCTGCAGTTCAGCCCGGATGGCACCCTCCAGGGGAACAGCGGGTGCAACCAGTATACCGCGGCTTACACCGTCGAGGGCGAACTGATCACCATCGGAACGCTCACTTCAACCGAGCGGTCCTGTGCGGAACCTTCCGGTATTATGGGCCAGGAGGCAGAATTCCTCTCCCGTTTATCCAACACCACCCGGTATCATGTGTCGGACAATTACCTGATCCTCTCTTACTACGACGTCGAGAAGCTGCTCGTATTCGAAAAAGGGTAA
- a CDS encoding PEGA domain-containing protein: MTPKILLTLILSIGLMLACMPIVSAYQPVTLPATPEITQPIAPGQGTGYFLISSFPSGADVYFDGPYAGETPVTIPVSITGNPKHTITISLPGYDTYTQTYNGNPQDGQTITISATLTPSASTGQINVQSYPSGAIAYLDRGQSQTTPAYFTNVPVGSHEISVYLSGYQTYFSSVTVYKAQTSVVNAQLSPVVSTGTLSISSSPSGAAAYVDGIYQGITPTSVGSLAAGSHTVILSLAGYQDYITTATVQAGSVTHISATLAKDPSPIYGTVSLTSDPSGAYVYADGKYVGQTIPNRPLVSTQVTPGYHTLLLSKTGYQDYTTSGTVYAGQNLVLSVTLTPNPQKPDTGSIAISSSPTDADIYLDNVFKGITPSTIDSITPGTHSLLLKLNGYQDYSSQIQVTAGQTTQVSATMVQVTTPTPTPTTGSAAFIGVAAVALLVLLVRRKPEN, encoded by the coding sequence ATGACTCCAAAAATTCTTCTCACCCTGATTTTATCGATCGGCCTGATGCTCGCATGCATGCCGATCGTTTCAGCATACCAACCCGTGACCCTCCCGGCAACGCCGGAGATAACGCAGCCGATCGCGCCGGGGCAAGGGACCGGCTATTTCCTGATCTCGTCCTTCCCCTCGGGTGCAGACGTGTATTTCGACGGGCCATACGCGGGAGAGACTCCGGTGACCATCCCGGTTTCAATCACCGGGAACCCGAAGCACACGATCACGATCAGCCTCCCGGGGTACGACACCTATACCCAGACCTATAACGGGAACCCCCAGGACGGCCAGACTATCACCATCTCCGCGACCCTGACGCCAAGTGCCTCGACCGGGCAGATCAACGTGCAGTCCTATCCCTCGGGTGCGATAGCATATCTCGACCGGGGTCAGTCCCAGACCACCCCGGCATACTTCACCAATGTTCCCGTCGGATCTCACGAGATTTCAGTGTACCTGTCAGGATATCAGACGTATTTCAGCAGCGTGACCGTGTACAAGGCCCAGACCTCCGTCGTGAATGCACAACTCTCACCGGTCGTCAGCACCGGGACGCTTTCGATCAGTTCGAGCCCGAGCGGTGCCGCAGCCTACGTTGACGGCATTTACCAGGGGATCACCCCCACCTCGGTCGGGAGCCTCGCCGCCGGAAGCCATACGGTGATCCTCTCCCTTGCAGGCTACCAGGATTACATCACCACGGCGACGGTCCAGGCAGGATCGGTGACACACATCTCGGCAACCCTGGCCAAGGATCCGTCGCCGATCTACGGTACGGTATCGCTTACCTCAGACCCCTCGGGTGCATATGTCTATGCCGACGGGAAGTACGTAGGCCAGACTATCCCCAACAGGCCACTCGTCTCCACTCAGGTCACTCCGGGGTACCATACCCTCCTCCTCTCGAAAACGGGGTACCAGGACTACACCACCAGCGGGACGGTGTATGCCGGCCAGAACCTCGTCCTTTCCGTAACCCTCACCCCCAATCCCCAGAAGCCGGATACCGGCAGCATCGCCATCTCGTCCTCCCCTACGGATGCGGATATCTACCTTGACAATGTGTTCAAGGGGATCACCCCCTCCACGATAGACTCCATTACCCCGGGGACTCATTCACTTCTCCTGAAGCTGAACGGATACCAGGACTACTCCTCCCAGATCCAGGTGACCGCGGGACAGACCACCCAGGTCTCGGCAACCATGGTACAGGTAACGACTCCCACTCCGACTCCGACGACGGGGAGCGCCGCTTTCATAGGAGTGGCGGCGGTGGCCCTCCTGGTGCTCCTGGTAAGGCGAAAGCCGGAAAATTAA
- a CDS encoding FAD-dependent oxidoreductase — protein sequence MSDDTEHCTELPGMAESYWIATSEKTAFPPLAGDGRVDVTVLGGGIAGVTAAYLLKHSGFTVALVEAGRIVSGTTGYTTAKLTSLHRLIYGHLVDSFGSSKARQYADANQNAIEKVGDLVRELSIDCGFVRKPAYTYAESESSRPGVEREADTAKVLGLPARFVEEIPLPVESHGAVRVDNQAQFHPRKYLLGLAARIPGNGSHIFENTRALDLTEIKDYVKVTTAGGDLESDAVVLATHYPVFDRPGTYFSRLSPSRSYAIGARIDDPFPEGMFINAAGTVHSWRSHRDSGKELVIVTGEEHPTGSVTDTRANYRGLEAYARTVYDVRWIDYHWSAQDYFTPDRVPYIGQIAEGHERIFVATGFNKWGMTAGTAAAMILTDLVSGRSSPWAEVFSPSRFEAGELPEGGLEEFLKAAGGEIETPSGPYYKELASVPNGEGSVIKIGEKKVAIYKDAAGNEHTLDPTCMHMGCRVRWNNAEGSWDCPCHGSRYNPEGQVIEGPTVRDLVKMKIKRR from the coding sequence ATGTCGGACGATACGGAACACTGCACCGAACTCCCCGGAATGGCGGAGTCCTACTGGATCGCGACTTCGGAAAAGACCGCATTTCCCCCGCTCGCAGGTGACGGAAGGGTGGATGTCACCGTTCTCGGGGGTGGGATCGCCGGTGTAACCGCGGCATACCTCCTGAAACATTCAGGTTTCACGGTAGCCCTCGTTGAGGCCGGGCGGATTGTCAGCGGGACGACTGGTTACACCACGGCGAAACTGACCTCGCTGCACCGGCTCATCTACGGCCACCTGGTCGATTCCTTCGGGAGCAGTAAAGCCCGGCAGTACGCCGACGCGAACCAGAACGCGATCGAGAAAGTGGGTGATCTCGTCAGGGAGCTCTCGATCGATTGCGGCTTCGTGCGGAAACCGGCTTATACCTATGCAGAATCGGAATCTTCAAGACCCGGGGTCGAGAGGGAGGCCGATACTGCAAAGGTACTCGGCCTTCCCGCACGATTCGTGGAAGAGATACCCCTCCCCGTGGAATCGCACGGTGCCGTCCGGGTGGATAACCAGGCACAGTTTCACCCGAGAAAATATCTCCTTGGTCTCGCCGCAAGGATCCCAGGCAACGGGAGCCATATTTTCGAGAATACCAGGGCGCTCGATCTCACAGAGATCAAGGACTACGTGAAGGTCACCACCGCGGGCGGGGATCTTGAATCGGATGCGGTGGTCCTGGCGACGCATTATCCGGTGTTCGACCGCCCTGGAACGTACTTCTCCAGGCTTTCGCCCTCGAGATCATACGCAATCGGTGCCCGGATAGACGACCCCTTCCCGGAAGGCATGTTCATCAATGCCGCCGGGACCGTTCATTCCTGGCGCTCACACCGGGATTCCGGGAAGGAACTGGTCATCGTGACCGGTGAAGAGCATCCGACGGGATCTGTCACCGATACGCGCGCCAACTACCGGGGGCTCGAAGCATACGCACGGACTGTGTATGACGTGCGATGGATAGACTACCACTGGTCTGCGCAGGACTATTTCACCCCGGACAGAGTTCCGTATATCGGCCAGATCGCAGAGGGGCACGAGAGGATCTTTGTCGCGACGGGATTCAACAAATGGGGGATGACGGCCGGGACCGCTGCGGCCATGATCCTTACCGACCTGGTCAGTGGACGTTCGAGTCCCTGGGCGGAGGTGTTCTCGCCGTCGAGATTCGAAGCGGGGGAACTGCCCGAAGGAGGGCTGGAAGAATTCCTGAAGGCTGCGGGTGGCGAGATAGAAACCCCGTCAGGCCCGTATTATAAGGAACTTGCGTCCGTCCCGAACGGCGAAGGCTCTGTCATCAAAATCGGGGAGAAGAAGGTCGCCATTTACAAAGATGCCGCAGGAAACGAGCATACTCTCGATCCGACCTGTATGCATATGGGCTGCAGAGTCAGGTGGAACAATGCGGAGGGGTCATGGGACTGCCCGTGTCACGGCTCACGCTATAATCCCGAAGGGCAGGTAATCGAAGGGCCGACAGTAAGAGACCTCGTGAAGATGAAAATAAAAAGGCGTTAG
- a CDS encoding flavodoxin family protein, which produces MKVLVIMGSPHKGNTYAAAKKIEESMRRRSAVEFDYLMLSEANLSPCRGCFVCFMKGEGFCPIEDDASLILQRLEDADGVIFASPVFGMNVTGLMKTFIDRFSYVFHRPRFFEKKALLLSTTGALGQKDVIKYLDMVARIWGFEVVTGAGLITPRVGGTRWFTPEQEDELDLAGKKFLEALRRKTRRSPSFMDVIVFHAQRCSFNILAEEAPLDHEYWKEHGWFDPGRRYYVDVRVNPLYNFIGLLAERVFRRRIERDRIKGWYKSTYSPKNT; this is translated from the coding sequence ATGAAGGTCCTTGTAATAATGGGCAGCCCGCACAAGGGAAACACCTATGCCGCAGCAAAGAAGATCGAGGAGTCCATGAGGCGAAGGTCCGCCGTGGAGTTCGATTACCTGATGCTCTCGGAGGCCAACCTGTCCCCCTGCAGGGGTTGTTTTGTTTGTTTCATGAAGGGTGAGGGTTTTTGCCCTATCGAGGACGATGCATCCCTGATACTGCAGAGGCTCGAGGATGCCGACGGAGTAATCTTCGCGTCGCCTGTATTCGGGATGAATGTCACCGGACTTATGAAGACATTTATCGACCGGTTCTCCTATGTCTTTCACCGTCCGAGGTTCTTTGAGAAAAAGGCCCTGCTCCTCTCGACTACAGGGGCGCTCGGTCAGAAGGACGTGATCAAATACCTGGATATGGTCGCCAGGATTTGGGGGTTCGAGGTGGTGACGGGCGCAGGGCTCATCACGCCCAGGGTCGGGGGCACGCGGTGGTTCACCCCGGAACAGGAGGACGAACTTGACCTGGCCGGAAAAAAATTCCTCGAAGCGCTCCGGCGTAAAACGCGGAGATCTCCGTCGTTTATGGACGTCATAGTATTCCATGCCCAGCGCTGTTCGTTCAACATCCTCGCGGAAGAGGCTCCCCTGGATCATGAGTACTGGAAGGAGCATGGATGGTTCGACCCGGGCAGGAGATATTACGTGGACGTCCGGGTGAACCCGCTCTACAACTTTATCGGGTTGCTGGCAGAAAGGGTATTTCGGAGACGTATAGAGAGAGACCGGATAAAGGGGTGGTACAAGTCCACTTATTCGCCCAAAAACACCTGA
- a CDS encoding glycerophosphodiester phosphodiesterase, with translation MFIVGHRGARALEPENTLRAIRRGMGCADYVEIDARMTNDGRVVVIHDPTLDRTTDGTGEVKEYPFDTLREFDAGLGERIPALEEVSREVKDTCGLFVEIKEEGSEEDICRIIRDSGPSDVYFVSFHQESLSRVKELLPGARTGLIFSKDTGDSFRRAITIKTHAILPKFTLLSEDLVTKAHKEHLQVIPWTLNGEPEFARAQRLGVDGFATDDPCKAREFFKGRVT, from the coding sequence ATGTTTATCGTGGGCCATCGCGGAGCCAGGGCACTGGAGCCCGAGAATACCCTCCGGGCGATCCGTCGTGGGATGGGATGTGCCGATTACGTGGAGATCGACGCCCGGATGACCAATGACGGGAGAGTCGTGGTGATACACGATCCTACCCTGGACAGGACTACCGACGGGACGGGCGAGGTGAAGGAATACCCCTTCGATACCTTGCGGGAGTTCGATGCGGGCCTCGGAGAACGCATTCCTGCACTGGAGGAGGTCTCCCGGGAAGTGAAGGATACCTGCGGGCTCTTCGTAGAAATAAAAGAAGAGGGGAGCGAAGAGGATATCTGCAGGATAATCAGGGACTCGGGGCCCTCCGACGTGTATTTCGTCTCGTTTCACCAGGAAAGCCTGTCCAGGGTAAAGGAACTGCTTCCCGGTGCGCGGACAGGGCTAATCTTCTCGAAAGATACCGGGGACTCTTTTCGACGCGCCATCACGATCAAGACCCATGCAATTCTCCCCAAATTTACTCTCCTCTCGGAAGATCTGGTTACGAAAGCGCACAAGGAGCATCTCCAGGTAATTCCCTGGACTTTGAACGGAGAACCCGAGTTCGCCAGGGCACAACGGCTCGGGGTTGACGGGTTCGCCACCGACGATCCCTGCAAAGCACGGGAGTTTTTCAAGGGGAGGGTGACATGA